The Plasmodium yoelii strain 17X genome assembly, chromosome: 14 DNA segment ctaaaccctaaaccctgaaccctaagaaccctaaacccctgaaccctgaaccctgaaccctgaaccctgaaccctaaaccctgaaccctaaaccctgaaccctgaaccctgaaccctaaaccctgaaccctgaaaccctgaaccctaaaccctgaaccctgaaccctaaaccctaaaccctgaaccctaaaccctgaaccctaaaccctgaaccctgaaccctaaaccctgaaccctaaaccctgaaccctgaaccctaaaaccctgaaccctaaaccctgaaccctgaaccctaaaccctgaaccctgaaccctaaaccctgaaaccctgaaccctaaaccctgaaccccctgaaccctaaaccctgaaccctaaaccctgaaccctaaaccctgaaccctgaaccctgaaccctgaaccctaaaccctgaaccctaaaccctgaaccctgaaccctaaaccctaaaccctgaaccctgaaccctaaaccctgaaccctaaaaccctgaaccctaaaccctgaaccctgaaccctgaaccctaaaccctgaaccctgaaccctaaaccctgaaccctaaaccctgaaccctaaaccctgaaccctaaaccctgaaccctgaaccctaaaccctgaaccctgaaccctaaaccctgaaccctaaaccctaaaccctgaaccctaaaccctgaaaccctgaaccctgaaccctaaaccctgaaccctgaaccctaaaccctaaaccctgaaccctgaaccctaaaccctgaaccctgaaccctaaaccctgaaccctaaaaccctaaaccctaaagccctaaaccctaaaccctaaaccctgaaccctgaaccctaggAAATCTTGTTCGTGTATACTGCAAATATTTAATCATGGTTGAAAAACTTAACGCAGATCCTAATTATACACCCTtcgtaaaaaaatatgctttAGCTGCAAATTATAAAGTAacccaatttttttttcattattcatattattatacatattatcgttcatattattatacatattatacattaatttaaacaatacatatatttttttatccattCATTTTGTAGCATTCAAATGACACAATTGTAATTCTTTGTCCTTCAAGAGCTCTAAATTATATCGGTCAAAATGATGATGAAactgatataaaaaaaatgttagtaaGTACACAACCAATCCAAACTGACGTTGATGCTGAGGAAGCATTAGCCAAATTGGGTACTAACATAGCCGGATTTGTAATTAAAACAGGGGACAAAGATAAACTTGATGTTACTTATATCAACGCTGTAAGCAATCTCAACAAATAACcattttttctcattttaaCATTTATCGACAATATTGCTTCtgtatatatcatatattttatgatattcaCACACAAAATAttgacatattttatttattaatttttttcgtaGATTTATGATTCTGGAAATTCTACCGACTTTGCCAACGATAAAAAAGAGAGAGGACTTGCATATACAAATATCCTAAGCATAGCACAACGCATTTGATCGAGTAAACACCAGTATACCACAAGTATAACTCTTTCAACACTCTAATATTGTAATCGATATTTTAATCaaattaatttatctttATATGTAATCcctatttaaattatcatcacAAAATTATGACCACGTTAAAAATTTGTGTTTCGCACTTTATTATTGTCATAAAACTTGTTAGTAATTAATTgtatatccatatttttatttcaggAAGGTgtcatatattaaattcaaataactCTCCCAtcaaataaatcaaataTCTTTATATTGTGGTATGTATACATCAATCGAACCATATAATCCGATTAACACTTCTTATATAATAAGAAATTATGATACAGTTAATAAGACctcttaaatatatttaccaCGAATTTAACaatcaaatataaaaagtgcATAGTTCAACATATTTAACATTAAGTTATATTAACATGAAATTcaattcttataatatatcaaaatatatttattgctCCTTTTCAGAGTAATCTTCATCCCTATTTTTTCTTACATATTTAGACTTAATTTAAATCTTAAAAACTCCAACTTAtcctatacatatttttaataacttattttctatatatatttaaaacaattccTTGAACTAATAAATGTTatcgaattataaaaaattattcaaaattaaatgcaatataacacctaacccgaatatggggtCCACAAAGACAAACTCAACcctgacccacaacataaaaactatataaaaattatgcaaaaattatatatttacaataGACATAttcttaacatatatcaatcattattatgGTTCCTGGAATTATCactactcttcgaatcatatattaagtttcattttcttctttactttttttaatttttttcttatatattgTCTTTGAAATAGCTTATcaaatccaaataatgaatactaatGTAAAAATgcgaaaattattatatattttttgataaacgCATATAAGAAatcacaaaaatataatttaaatat contains these protein-coding regions:
- a CDS encoding fam-a protein, fragment gives rise to the protein MVEKLNADPNYTPFVKKYALAANYKHSNDTIVILCPSRALNYIGQNDDETDIKKMLVSTQPIQTDVDAEEALAKLGTNIAGFVIKTGDKDKLDVTYINAIYDSGNSTDFANDKKERGLAYTNILSIAQRI